CCCATCACCCACCTAAGCCCAATAATAACAAGCCCACTTGTGCACCCTCTAACCAACAAAATGACCCAACTCACCTTAACCCCCTCAACAGCCCAATTATCCCTCAAATCTTCAGCCCAATTAAATCCTTCGAATTAAATGACTTACCCAATACAACGAACAAACCCAACAACATCCATTCTCACAACCATTCAAAAAACATCCCAATTACCCTGTCTGATAACCATGAACCTGATACCTCTAACCCTCTCCCGACACCAGAACCATTTAATCCTACACCTACACCTACTGAGATAAACAACCCCTCCTCCTCAAGAATCCAGAAAAGAACCAATAAATCGAAAAATCCCAACCCATATACAAACAATTTGCAGGGTGAGCCTAAAAGGAAAAAAGGTGAATTGAAGAGAAAAATCGATCCGAGTAAAAAAGATTGTTGCTGGATATCGATTCGCAGGTGGAAGACTTCATCCAGGATGTTGAATATTAAGAATGTAGCCAGGAAAGGTAATTCAAACTTACCCCCAATTAAATCCACGTGTACGTCTTGTTTAGTCAAGGAAACAGAAACAGTTTCGTTTAATCTGAGAACTAAAAATGTTAACCTCGAAGAGGATGGTTCGACTTCATTCTGTTCGGTTAATAACAATGATGTTTATGAATATGGATGCAAATTGGGATTGAAATGGCAGAAGAAGCCATCCAATCTGTAGGGGTAGGTTTTTGATTTCGACTCTAATTGTTTATAATGAAGATTATGTCTTATAACATCAGAGTGTTCGGGGTAGGTCCTGATAGCAAGCTGGGACAGACGAAAAAAATAATTCGAGATGAAAAACCTCTCTTTCTTGCAATTCAAGAAACAAAGTTACACCTGGTGGATCGTGATTGGATTGTAGCACTTTGGGGGAATACAGACTGTGAATTCATTCAGAGAGAGATGATGGGAAAGTCGGGAGGTCAATTATTGATTTGGGACACACAGGTCTTTGAGGCAACTGATGTAATTTCTCTTGACAGAGTCATTGGCATAAGAGGTACTTGGAAGGCTGATGGGTCAATCCTAAATATACTTAATGTATATGGCCCTCATGAGAACGCTTTGAAGAAAAAACTTTGGGAATCTCTGGGTAAGGTAATAGAAAGTCGGGATGAAGCATGGGTAGTGTGTGGGGATTTCAATGAAGTTAGATACGAAACCGAAAGATTCAATTGTGAGTTTAAGGAAAGTAGAGCAAAGAGATTCAACGAGTTCATTGCTAATAGTAACTTATTGGATATCCCATTGGGGATCGATTATTTACAAGAGTGAGTGACGATGGCGTTAAGTATAGCAGGATCGATCGATTCTTGGTATCCGAAAAGTTCTATAATAAATGGCAAAACCTCACGGCCATGGTCATGGAAAGAACCAAATCAGACCATTGTCCCATAGTTTTAAAAGATGAAGATAAAAACTTTGGTCCAAAACCCTTTAAATGTTTCGACGCTTGGCTTGAAGAAGACGGAGTAGACAAAATCATCGAAGATGCTTGGAGTAGCTGTGAGTACAAAGGGCCAAGAATGGATTACAAATTTGTGTTTAAACTCAAGAAAATCAAAGAGGCACTCCGAGTATGGAGTAAAGAATTTTATGGCAGAATCGATGGTGAAATTGAGGCACAAAAAAATATTGCCCTCAATCTTGAACTAAAAGGTGAAACTGTGGCACTTGATGAGATCGAATTGAGAAGGTGGAAAGATGCAAGAAACAAGTGGTTTGAGAAGGAAAAAATCAAGAGGAGCATGATAAGGCAAAAATCAAGAACTAGATGGACGTTAGAAGGGGACGAAAACACTAGATTCTTCCACTCTATGATTCGTAATAGGTATAACAAATCAAACATTCGTGGCCTGATTATTAATGGAGCTTGGACAGAAATCCCTCTTGAA
This genomic window from Rutidosis leptorrhynchoides isolate AG116_Rl617_1_P2 chromosome 2, CSIRO_AGI_Rlap_v1, whole genome shotgun sequence contains:
- the LOC139889584 gene encoding uncharacterized protein, encoding MKIMSYNIRVFGVGPDSKLGQTKKIIRDEKPLFLAIQETKLHLVDRDWIVALWGNTDCEFIQREMMGKSGGQLLIWDTQVFEATDVISLDRVIGIRGTWKADGSILNILNVYGPHENALKKKLWESLGKVIESRDEAWVVCGDFNEVRYETERFNCEFKESRAKRFNEFIANSNLLDIPLGIDYLQE